A single region of the Myxococcales bacterium genome encodes:
- a CDS encoding acyl carrier protein (Involved in the biosynthetic pathways of fatty acids, phospholipids, lipopolysaccharides, and oligosaccharides) → MDLEDELKHFIVEALMLEDVNPDDIDPESPLFNEGLGLDSIDALELATAINKRYGVRITASDNSNNAIFRNLRSLAAYVAARNKPAE, encoded by the coding sequence ATGGACCTTGAAGACGAGCTGAAACATTTTATTGTGGAAGCGCTCATGCTGGAGGATGTAAACCCGGATGATATCGATCCGGAGTCGCCATTGTTTAACGAGGGACTGGGCCTCGACTCCATCGATGCTCTTGAACTCGCGACTGCGATTAACAAGCGGTATGGCGTACGTATCACTGCGAGTGATAACAGCAACAACGCCATTTTTCGCAATCTTCGCAGTTTGGCGGCTTACGTGGCAGCGCGGAATAAACCCGCTGAATAA